CGAACGCTCCCTTGCCTCGACTCGATCCCGGAGCCCCATGAATCCGAGGTCTCTAAGCACCCTGATGCTGGTCGCCGGCCTCCTGGCCACGCCCGCCGCCGCCGCCGTCGTTCCCAATCCCCAGGTCCTCGCCGACAGCACCGCGGTCCGCAGCTGGACGCTCGACAATGGCCTGCGCGTTTCCACGCGCCATGTCCCGAAAGCCATGGCGGTGGCGATCACGGTGGGTTACTCGGTCGGAACCGATGACGACCCTGCCGGCATGGAGGGTCTGGCCCAGGTGCTCGGGGAACTGGCCTTCATGTCGGCTGCGGGCGACGCCCCCGCCCGCGATCGCGAGGATCTGGACAGCCAGCGTCCTCTGGGGTGGAGCTACCCGGTCTCGCGCCGCACCACGCTGTTCACCGAGATCGCGACCGTCGAGCAGTTCCCGGGCGTTCTCAGCCAGGTGGCGGCCCGCATGCGCGGGGTGCAGGTGACGAAACAGGGGCTGACCGATGCGGTCAACCACGCGCGCACCGAGATGAACGACCTGCTCTACGGGATGCCGCTCGGCGCGCTCTACTTCCAGGTGCGGGAAGTCGCCATGGGCCGGAAGGACGAGGACATCCTGCGGCGCGCGAAAGCCCTGGGGCTTGCCAAGATCTCGCTCTCCGAGGCGGAGGTGCAGCTCAAGCGCCGGTTCGTGCCGGCCAATGCCGCGCTCAGCCTGGCCGGCAATCTCGACAAGGTCGACGTTCCCGCGCTGATCCAGAACCTGTTCGGCGCGATCCCCGCCGGCACCAAGCTCGCCCACCCTCCGCAACCCGCGCTCAAGGCCGCATCCAGGACGCTCTCGGTGGATGGCCTCAAGAGCTCCAATGCGGTCGTGGCGGTGATGGCCCCCGCGCTCGAGGACAGCCTTCATCCTTCCTTCTATCTGAACTCGCTCCTGCTCGGCTCCCACTTCAACCACATTTGGCTGCGCGATCAGGAAGGCAAGGCGCCCAACCGTCACCATTACGCCATCTTCGACGAGCCGGACTTGCTGAGAATCTTTCCGTTCGTCGATGCGGAGACCACGAAGCCCGAGGACGTGTCGCGTCGGATCGAGGGCGCGCTCAATACCTTCCAGTCGCTGATCGTCACCACCGAGCCTTACGAGGAGCTGCGGGGAAGCGTCCTGTGGCTGCTCGGCGGCCCGATCGGAGACGATCTGCTCCCCCGCGTGCCGTACGAGCCGGGCTTGCTTCACACGCTGGCGCGGTCGCAGGCCGGTCGCGCGCTGTGGGGCGGCGACCGATTCTGGGCCAGCTATCGGGCTCGCTTCGAGAGCGAGCTGCCAGGCAATCTTGGACGCTGGCTCGCTTACTTCAAGGACCCGAAGAACCAGGTCACCCTGCTCATGCTGCCGCGCAGCGCCGCGGTCCGCTAGCCGCGCGCGAGGCCCGACGCGAGGTCCTCGAGCTTCGTGGCGAGATCCACGTCGCGCCGGGTGATGCCCTTGGCGTCGTGGGTCACGAGATCGATGCGCACCGTGTGGTAGACGTTGAACCACTCGGGATGGTGGTCCATCTGCTGGACCACCAGCGCCGCGCTGGACATGAAGCCCCACGCCGCCACGAAGTCCTTGAATTGGTACTCGCGATGGAGCTTTCCCCCGATCACCTGCCAGCCCGCGAGTCGTGAGAGCGCGAGCTTGACTTCTTCGTCGGTGAGCCTGCGTGGTGCTTCCGTCATCGCCCCTCCTTCCCCATGCCACGGCATCCTAGCGCGGACGGCGGCCTTTCCGCGACCGTTGACGCCCGGATCGGGGTCGTCATAGCGTGGGCGCGATGGCGACCTCTTCGGCCTGGACGCGGCTCGATGGCGGCATCCACGTGCGCCAGAGCGCGGCCTTCCAGATGAACTCCGTGGCGCTGCTGCACGCCGAGCAGACGGTGCTCGTGGATCCCGGCATCCTCGCGTCCGAGCTCGACGATCTCGCGCGCGTGGTGGCCGATACGGATCCCGCCGCGGTGATGCTGGTGTTCACCCACGCGCACTGGGACCACGTGATCGGGCGCCCGTGGTGGCCGAAGGCGCAGACCCTGGCCCACGACCACTTCGCGGCCGAAGTGAAGCGGGACGCCGCGCGAATCCTCGATGAGATCCGCGGCCTGGCCGCGAAGCACGCCGAGAGCTGGGAGCGCGGCTTCACGCCGTTTCGCCCCGACCACGCGGTGAGCGGGCTGCGCTTCCTCAAGCTCGGGCCCTGGCGGCTGGTGATCCGCGACGCGCCCGGGCACTCGACGAGCCAGATCAGCATCCATCTGCCCGACCACGGCGTGCTGATCGCGGCCGACATGCTGTCGGACATCGAGCCACCCATGCTCGACGGACCCTGCCGGCCTTACCTCGAGACGCTGCGAGGGCTCAGGCCACTGGCCGAAGGTGGCGCGATCACCACGCTGATCCCCGG
The genomic region above belongs to Candidatus Eisenbacteria bacterium and contains:
- a CDS encoding insulinase family protein, which produces MLVAGLLATPAAAAVVPNPQVLADSTAVRSWTLDNGLRVSTRHVPKAMAVAITVGYSVGTDDDPAGMEGLAQVLGELAFMSAAGDAPARDREDLDSQRPLGWSYPVSRRTTLFTEIATVEQFPGVLSQVAARMRGVQVTKQGLTDAVNHARTEMNDLLYGMPLGALYFQVREVAMGRKDEDILRRAKALGLAKISLSEAEVQLKRRFVPANAALSLAGNLDKVDVPALIQNLFGAIPAGTKLAHPPQPALKAASRTLSVDGLKSSNAVVAVMAPALEDSLHPSFYLNSLLLGSHFNHIWLRDQEGKAPNRHHYAIFDEPDLLRIFPFVDAETTKPEDVSRRIEGALNTFQSLIVTTEPYEELRGSVLWLLGGPIGDDLLPRVPYEPGLLHTLARSQAGRALWGGDRFWASYRARFESELPGNLGRWLAYFKDPKNQVTLLMLPRSAAVR
- a CDS encoding MBL fold metallo-hydrolase, whose amino-acid sequence is MATSSAWTRLDGGIHVRQSAAFQMNSVALLHAEQTVLVDPGILASELDDLARVVADTDPAAVMLVFTHAHWDHVIGRPWWPKAQTLAHDHFAAEVKRDAARILDEIRGLAAKHAESWERGFTPFRPDHAVSGLRFLKLGPWRLVIRDAPGHSTSQISIHLPDHGVLIAADMLSDIEPPMLDGPCRPYLETLRGLRPLAEGGAITTLIPGHGSIARGKDAVLARLRGDLDYLEKLESGVIQAMGEGLDLAATRERLRGLGYPTRGANDAGLDEHLENVDFAYRGVAKAPA
- a CDS encoding 4a-hydroxytetrahydrobiopterin dehydratase, which gives rise to MTEAPRRLTDEEVKLALSRLAGWQVIGGKLHREYQFKDFVAAWGFMSSAALVVQQMDHHPEWFNVYHTVRIDLVTHDAKGITRRDVDLATKLEDLASGLARG